In one window of Nitrospira sp. DNA:
- a CDS encoding GTP-binding protein, with the protein MPTSEPDLVPVTVLTGFLGAGKTTLLNRILTTEHGKRVAVIVNEFGEVGIDNQLVIGADEEIFEMNNGCICCTVRGDLLRIIGNLLKRKDRFDYMVIETTGLADPAPVAQTFFVDDEMKRRLLLDGIVTVVDSKHIWEHLDTSPEAKEQIAFADVILLNKIDLVPAGEVDRLEARIRAINVMAKIHRTKDAQIEINRLLNIGAFDLSRKLDIDPNFLGEDAHQHDPSVFSVALVEDGVVDEGRVNDWFREVLSTMGTKIYRMKGILNVEGRDHRFVFQGVHMLFDGKADRAWKAGELRNNQLVFIGKDLDRDALTKGFRSCLV; encoded by the coding sequence ATGCCGACGTCTGAACCGGATCTGGTGCCTGTGACCGTTCTGACCGGGTTTCTCGGGGCAGGAAAAACGACGCTGTTGAACCGGATCTTGACCACCGAGCACGGCAAGCGTGTCGCCGTGATCGTCAACGAATTCGGCGAGGTCGGGATCGACAACCAACTGGTGATCGGCGCGGATGAAGAGATCTTCGAGATGAACAACGGGTGCATCTGTTGCACCGTGCGCGGCGATTTGCTCCGCATTATCGGCAATTTGCTCAAGCGGAAAGACCGTTTCGACTATATGGTCATCGAGACGACCGGCTTGGCCGATCCGGCGCCGGTCGCGCAGACCTTTTTTGTCGACGACGAGATGAAGCGGCGGTTGTTGCTCGACGGGATCGTCACCGTCGTCGATTCGAAACATATCTGGGAGCATCTCGATACGAGTCCGGAGGCCAAGGAGCAGATCGCATTCGCCGACGTGATCCTCCTGAACAAGATCGATCTGGTTCCTGCCGGCGAAGTTGATCGGTTGGAGGCCAGGATCCGGGCCATCAACGTCATGGCGAAGATCCATCGGACGAAGGATGCGCAGATCGAGATCAACCGGCTGTTGAACATCGGGGCGTTCGATTTGAGCCGCAAGCTGGACATCGATCCCAACTTTTTGGGCGAAGACGCGCATCAACACGATCCCAGCGTCTTCTCTGTGGCGCTGGTCGAGGATGGCGTAGTCGACGAAGGCAGGGTCAACGACTGGTTCCGCGAAGTGCTCTCGACGATGGGGACGAAGATCTACCGGATGAAGGGCATCCTGAATGTCGAGGGCCGCGATCATCGGTTCGTCTTTCAAGGCGTTCATATGCTCTTCGACGGCAAAGCCGATCGGGCATGGAAAGCCGGCGAGCTGCGCAACAATCAACTGGTCTTCATCGGGAAGGATCTTGATCGGGATGCGCTCACGAAAGGGTTCCGGTCATGCCTCGTCTAG
- a CDS encoding transcriptional repressor, which translates to MAESILDSLRAGGKKLTKPRKAILAILEQSTLPITVAEIADRLKRAKAAVDLVTVYRNVAMLQELGLVNPVGLHEGQMRYEVRHGREHHHHIQCRGCGRIVDLMLCPLKKLTELVERQTKFAIEGHALEFFGWCPQCQ; encoded by the coding sequence ATGGCCGAATCCATTCTCGATAGTTTGCGCGCCGGCGGGAAAAAGCTGACGAAGCCCAGGAAGGCCATTCTCGCCATTCTGGAGCAGAGCACGCTGCCCATTACGGTGGCCGAGATCGCTGATCGGCTGAAGAGGGCGAAGGCGGCGGTGGATTTGGTCACGGTCTATAGAAATGTCGCCATGCTGCAGGAACTCGGGCTGGTGAATCCGGTCGGGCTCCATGAAGGGCAGATGCGGTACGAGGTCCGTCATGGCCGCGAGCATCACCACCATATCCAATGTCGCGGGTGCGGCCGGATCGTCGATCTGATGCTCTGTCCGCTCAAGAAACTGACGGAATTGGTCGAGCGGCAAACCAAGTTTGCGATCGAAGGGCACGCGTTGGAGTTTTTTGGATGGTGCCCGCAATGTCAGTAA
- a CDS encoding TatD family hydrolase, with amino-acid sequence MLIDTHTHLDDARYNDDRDAMIARAREAGVDNFITIGCDLATSQSAVALADQHDFVYASIGVHPHEVKHIQDTWYDEFRRLARNRKVVAYGEIGLDYHYNHSSPKEQRDRFREQIQLAHELRLPVIIHTREADADTVTILREEKASEVGGVFHCFSGNAALAKEALDLGFYLSFSGILTFPSATALRDIAKTVPLDRLLIETDCPYLTPVPFRGKRNEPAYVAHVAQQLATVRADEVAMSPEKIALATTRNAKRLFKIA; translated from the coding sequence ATGCTTATCGACACGCACACCCATCTCGACGACGCCCGCTACAACGATGACCGCGACGCGATGATCGCGCGGGCGCGCGAGGCCGGCGTGGACAATTTCATCACCATCGGTTGCGACCTTGCCACAAGCCAGTCTGCGGTTGCGTTGGCCGATCAGCACGATTTCGTCTATGCCTCGATCGGCGTGCACCCGCATGAGGTGAAGCACATTCAAGACACCTGGTACGACGAATTCCGCCGGCTGGCCAGGAATCGGAAAGTCGTGGCCTACGGCGAAATCGGGTTGGACTACCACTACAATCACTCGTCGCCGAAAGAGCAGCGCGACCGGTTTCGCGAACAGATTCAGCTCGCGCACGAACTCCGGCTCCCGGTGATCATTCACACCAGGGAGGCCGACGCGGATACGGTCACAATCTTACGGGAAGAGAAGGCGTCTGAAGTCGGCGGGGTGTTTCACTGCTTTTCAGGGAATGCGGCACTGGCGAAGGAGGCGCTCGATCTGGGATTTTATCTGTCGTTCTCCGGCATTCTGACGTTCCCGAGCGCCACGGCACTGCGTGACATTGCGAAGACCGTTCCGCTGGATCGACTCTTGATCGAAACTGACTGCCCCTATCTCACGCCGGTCCCTTTTCGCGGGAAGCGCAATGAACCGGCCTATGTCGCGCATGTCGCGCAACAGCTGGCCACCGTTCGGGCCGATGAAGTCGCCATGTCGCCCGAGAAGATCGCCCTCGCCACCACCCGCAACGCCAAGCGCCTGTTCAAAATCGCTTGA
- a CDS encoding NYN domain-containing protein: MATHLIIDGYNLLGAQSAAKSEMARESLLHDLAAYRHRKGHPLTVVFDGWQQGYPVEHREHRAGVQVIYSRRGEKADQVIQRLAREYGSACAVVSSDHEIVATAKAHGATVMTAQLFMSKLAGSGLSSGRIQGKELDSGEDERPRRGPEKKGNPRKLPKAVRERNRQLKRF, translated from the coding sequence ATGGCGACTCATCTTATCATTGATGGCTATAACCTGCTCGGGGCCCAGTCTGCCGCGAAGTCTGAGATGGCCAGGGAGTCGCTGTTGCACGACCTGGCCGCCTATCGGCATCGCAAGGGGCATCCGTTGACCGTCGTGTTCGACGGCTGGCAACAGGGGTATCCCGTCGAACATCGCGAGCATCGCGCAGGGGTTCAGGTGATCTACTCACGCCGGGGCGAGAAGGCCGATCAGGTTATTCAGCGGCTTGCGCGCGAGTATGGATCGGCTTGTGCTGTGGTGAGCTCGGATCATGAGATCGTGGCCACGGCCAAGGCGCATGGCGCGACGGTGATGACTGCGCAGTTGTTTATGAGCAAATTGGCAGGGAGCGGACTGTCGTCAGGGAGGATCCAGGGGAAAGAGCTGGATTCGGGAGAGGACGAACGACCCCGCCGGGGACCGGAGAAGAAAGGTAACCCGAGGAAGCTGCCGAAGGCGGTCCGTGAACGGAACCGTCAGCTCAAGCGATTTTGA
- a CDS encoding N-acetylmuramoyl-L-alanine amidase → MRLRSRQAFPFRISLASLCLLALTLGLLTGGFDQAFAAASDARSHRPHKSKTKGTPASMMPATVQNFRVFSTPERTRLVLDLDRHTKVTELKSADSDDVVFFLPHATMSQAARHRLDRGVIPAPFQISQTTAGAVTVAVPTRAIRRYKQFSLENPARLVVDVIPGIAVPDAPASNPAPPAPPAPSTFEPPPQPTIPQAKSFKTIVLDPGHGGKDPGARGRRGTEEKDITLKVALQLRDRLSKQPGVRVLMTRDQDVFVELEERAKFANSHDADLFVSIHVNSHPSRSVKGIEIYHFGEAKDQRALEVAARENGTPLSSTGVGWEYLVADLLTAKKIEESLELAWTAKESLVTHMNGHYTVTDHGVKTAPFYVLRHTSMPSILAEIAFISNPSEEDLLRKNTFIRDVADSLLNGVKSFLATGKPTAR, encoded by the coding sequence ATGCGACTACGATCTCGGCAGGCTTTCCCGTTCCGCATCTCTCTCGCATCCCTGTGCCTGCTCGCCCTCACGCTGGGCCTCCTGACCGGAGGATTCGACCAGGCGTTTGCGGCCGCTTCCGACGCCCGTTCTCATCGCCCCCACAAAAGTAAAACCAAAGGCACCCCGGCCTCAATGATGCCGGCCACCGTGCAAAACTTTCGCGTGTTCTCCACCCCTGAGCGAACCAGGCTCGTGCTCGATCTGGATCGCCACACGAAGGTGACCGAACTCAAATCGGCGGACTCGGATGACGTGGTATTTTTCCTTCCCCATGCCACGATGAGCCAGGCCGCCAGGCACAGACTCGATCGCGGAGTCATTCCGGCCCCGTTTCAGATTTCGCAGACCACCGCCGGGGCCGTCACTGTGGCAGTGCCGACGCGCGCTATCCGCCGTTACAAACAATTCTCTCTCGAGAACCCTGCGCGGCTGGTAGTGGACGTGATCCCGGGCATCGCCGTTCCGGACGCCCCCGCATCGAATCCGGCTCCACCCGCCCCACCGGCTCCGAGCACGTTCGAGCCGCCGCCGCAGCCGACGATTCCCCAGGCCAAGTCGTTCAAGACCATCGTGCTCGATCCCGGTCACGGCGGGAAAGATCCCGGTGCGCGCGGCCGTCGCGGCACGGAGGAAAAAGACATTACGCTGAAAGTGGCGTTGCAACTGCGTGATCGGCTCAGCAAGCAGCCCGGTGTGCGTGTCTTGATGACACGCGACCAGGATGTTTTCGTCGAATTGGAAGAACGGGCCAAGTTCGCCAACAGCCATGACGCCGATCTTTTCGTCTCCATCCACGTGAATTCCCATCCCTCCCGGTCGGTCAAGGGCATCGAGATTTACCATTTTGGAGAAGCGAAAGATCAGCGGGCCCTGGAGGTCGCCGCCCGCGAAAACGGCACGCCTTTGAGTAGTACCGGAGTGGGCTGGGAATACCTGGTCGCTGATTTGCTCACGGCGAAAAAGATCGAGGAGTCGCTCGAACTCGCCTGGACCGCCAAGGAATCTCTCGTGACGCATATGAACGGTCACTACACCGTCACCGACCACGGGGTAAAAACTGCGCCATTCTATGTGCTTCGCCATACCAGCATGCCCAGCATCCTGGCTGAAATCGCGTTTATCTCCAATCCATCGGAAGAAGACTTGCTGCGCAAGAATACGTTCATCCGCGATGTGGCCGACTCGCTGCTGAACGGCGTGAAATCATTCCTGGCCACCGGCAAGCCGACCGCACGGTAA
- the truA gene encoding tRNA pseudouridine(38-40) synthase TruA — protein sequence MPTIKLTLEYDGTHYAGWQRQLNQPTIQEAVETAIRNVTQQTISVVAAGRTDAGVHALGQVVSFRIDRDMTAYDWTMALNAHLPPDISVRAVDFPPPEFHARYKATGKLYQYRILNRSPRPALGRQLVWHVYKPLDDAAMNQAALHLIGAHDFSSFETQPTENEDPICHLQRLVVIRDGHELRIEAYADRFLKQMVRSIVGTLVEVGQGKRAPESFAAVLAARDRRKAGKTAPPQGLCLMRVDY from the coding sequence ATGCCAACAATCAAGCTGACACTGGAATACGACGGCACGCACTACGCCGGCTGGCAGCGTCAACTCAATCAACCAACCATTCAAGAAGCGGTCGAAACCGCGATCAGAAACGTGACGCAACAGACGATCTCCGTCGTCGCCGCCGGACGCACCGACGCCGGTGTGCACGCGCTGGGACAGGTCGTCAGCTTTCGCATCGACCGGGACATGACGGCCTATGACTGGACGATGGCGTTGAACGCCCATCTCCCTCCCGATATTTCAGTCCGCGCCGTCGACTTTCCTCCTCCTGAGTTCCATGCCCGCTACAAAGCCACAGGCAAACTCTACCAATATCGGATCCTCAACCGGTCTCCGCGTCCTGCGTTGGGTCGACAATTGGTCTGGCACGTCTACAAACCGTTGGACGATGCGGCGATGAACCAGGCAGCCCTGCACCTCATCGGTGCGCACGACTTCTCCTCCTTCGAAACGCAACCGACCGAAAACGAAGATCCCATCTGCCATCTCCAACGCCTCGTCGTTATTCGCGATGGGCACGAACTCCGTATTGAAGCCTATGCCGACAGGTTTTTGAAACAGATGGTCCGCAGCATCGTAGGCACGTTGGTCGAAGTCGGCCAGGGGAAGCGTGCGCCGGAAAGTTTTGCTGCTGTTCTCGCCGCACGAGATCGCCGGAAAGCAGGGAAGACTGCGCCTCCCCAAGGGCTCTGCCTCATGCGGGTCGACTATTGA
- a CDS encoding PsiF family protein, whose amino-acid sequence MKIASLVVLSLFLAVLVLPPVSSEAAGQPNKMATCNKEANEKGLGEGKGDERKAFMKECLSAKPAKSAKTAQQEKMKACNKEAGEKTLKGDERKKFMSTCLSN is encoded by the coding sequence ATGAAGATTGCCAGCCTGGTCGTCCTCTCACTCTTTTTGGCCGTGCTTGTGCTGCCCCCGGTGTCCAGCGAAGCTGCCGGCCAACCAAACAAGATGGCAACGTGTAATAAGGAAGCGAACGAGAAGGGGCTGGGAGAAGGGAAGGGTGACGAACGGAAGGCGTTTATGAAGGAGTGCCTCTCCGCGAAACCGGCGAAAAGCGCGAAAACGGCTCAGCAGGAGAAGATGAAGGCGTGCAATAAAGAGGCGGGCGAGAAGACCTTGAAGGGCGACGAGCGGAAGAAGTTCATGAGCACCTGTCTATCAAACTAG
- the cysE gene encoding serine O-acetyltransferase translates to MLKAIRQDLQAVFDRDPAATSRLEVILTYAGFHALLIYRVAHWLKSYGVPFVPRALSQLARWLTGIEIHPSATIGTGFFIDHGMGVVIGETAEVGDYVTLFQGVTLGGTGKERGKRHPTLGNHVVVGAGAKILGGIKIGDNVKIGANSVVIKNVPPNSTVIGVPARVIKTQGERLPDVTMDQTNLPDPISDRFTALEQELIELRKKLEERDSQLPF, encoded by the coding sequence ATGCTGAAAGCCATTCGACAGGATCTCCAGGCCGTCTTCGATCGGGATCCGGCGGCCACCAGCCGACTGGAGGTCATTCTGACCTATGCCGGGTTTCATGCGCTGCTCATCTACCGAGTCGCTCATTGGTTGAAGTCCTACGGTGTGCCGTTTGTGCCGCGAGCGCTGTCTCAACTCGCCCGCTGGCTGACCGGTATTGAAATTCATCCCTCTGCCACCATTGGGACCGGATTTTTTATCGATCATGGCATGGGTGTCGTGATCGGTGAAACGGCTGAAGTCGGTGATTATGTCACGCTCTTTCAAGGCGTCACGCTTGGCGGCACCGGCAAAGAGCGCGGGAAGCGACATCCGACGCTGGGTAATCACGTGGTCGTCGGCGCCGGGGCCAAGATTCTCGGCGGCATCAAAATCGGCGACAACGTCAAGATCGGTGCAAATTCCGTCGTCATCAAAAACGTCCCGCCCAATTCCACCGTCATCGGCGTCCCGGCCCGCGTCATCAAGACGCAGGGCGAACGGTTGCCCGATGTCACGATGGATCAAACCAACCTGCCCGATCCTATCAGCGACCGGTTTACCGCGCTTGAACAGGAGTTGATCGAACTCCGCAAAAAGCTCGAAGAGCGCGACTCCCAGCTGCCGTTTTAG
- the ispF gene encoding 2-C-methyl-D-erythritol 2,4-cyclodiphosphate synthase, translating to MATKIRVGCGYDVHPLGAGRKLILGGIEVPHSKGLLGHSDSDVLVHAVCDALLGAMGEGDLGRHYPSSDQRYKGISSLKLLEDVMGKLTKKGYRVVNVDTIIVAQAPRLSTFLAAMQKQMAQGMGIDADQVNVKVKSGEGLDAVGREEGMQAHAVCLIEAV from the coding sequence ATGGCGACGAAGATTCGCGTGGGCTGCGGGTATGACGTGCATCCCCTTGGGGCCGGGCGAAAACTGATTCTTGGCGGGATCGAGGTGCCGCACTCGAAAGGGCTGCTGGGCCATTCGGACTCCGATGTCCTGGTCCATGCCGTGTGCGATGCCTTGCTGGGAGCGATGGGCGAAGGGGATTTAGGCCGTCATTATCCCAGCTCCGATCAGAGGTACAAAGGGATCTCCAGCCTCAAGCTCCTCGAAGATGTGATGGGGAAGCTGACGAAGAAGGGCTACCGGGTCGTCAATGTCGATACCATCATTGTGGCCCAAGCTCCGCGCTTGAGTACCTTTCTTGCTGCCATGCAGAAACAGATGGCGCAGGGCATGGGGATCGACGCCGATCAAGTGAACGTGAAAGTGAAGAGCGGCGAAGGCCTTGATGCGGTAGGACGGGAAGAGGGCATGCAGGCCCATGCCGTCTGTTTGATTGAAGCGGTGTGA